The Eriocheir sinensis breed Jianghai 21 chromosome 33, ASM2467909v1, whole genome shotgun sequence DNA window aatgaaagggttaaagtaTTTCATGTTAGTGAATTTTATGAGGCCAGCCAACCAGCAGGAAAGTCAGGTGATGAGGGAGCTGCTTTACTCATGACAATGAACAAGATGTAGATAGCCACTCCTTGCTCTGACACCCTacttgtcctctcctcctccttctcctcctcctccacatcctccagcCACAATTTGGAAACCCCCAGTACACCCACTATTGCCTCCAACGGGGAAGAGGGGTTCAACTGCATCTCAGAGCACTCCCCCCTGAGCGTGCTTCCCCGGAGGCTACGCAGCTCTGATGAGGCGGTGTACGAGTCCCTCTGTTATGTGACTCTCAAGCCCAAGGAGGTACTAGACCACCCACTAATGAGATGCTTATTTGCCACGTATTATTTGATTTTGATCTAAGTTACTGCTTTGCTTGGTGTCGATgctctcacctccttcccctgccttgatcctgctctttctctctgttccatACATGACTTAAGTTCAAAGAGTATGTAGTTGATGTTCCTTCAGATGAAATGTGCCTCTTTTATTTATCCCATGTACATTTGCTTGTATTggtctgttttcccttcctcatattctttatttcctcttgttcAGTATCTCGCTGGCTTCTTGGTTATTTTCATTGAGAATCACAACTGTTTTTTGTGCTTATTTCTCGCTGCGTATGTACATGCTTTCTcagtgtatatatgtttatatgtatgtaatatatgtgcatttatgtgtgtatgtatgtttgtgtgttttcatCGAGCCTCATACACATTCTCTGTTGTTCAGTGCTTATTTCTTGGTTTACATTGGACATTTTAGTGTAGGTGGTAATTCTTAATGTTCTTGTTGCTTTCTCGCCCTCTGTTCTCATTGCATCTTTTGGTTGGATAGACAGTGTCATTTATGAGTAAGTTAGTGCGATGAAATGGACAAGATATTTTCTGTCATAGGGTTGAGAGCAGTTTTATAGCTAGACCATGTATTAAGTATGTTATTCTTGACCTTGAAATGTACTATGTATGGTTAGGTGTCATTAACCTCATACACAGCCCCCTTCAACAGTGAAAGAAGGTAAATACAATGTCCGTGCATTTTAGAAGTATGCCTGTCACCTGACCTGGCAGACATTAATGACAAAATACAATAtctcccgcccccccccccccccgggggtggggttttttttttttttttttttttttttccagtatgcCCCAATGCAGTTTTCTGGTCATCAGCCATAATAGTGACATCAGGGCCTCCTGCTCATACCAAAGTCACACACTCAATATTGTAGCTCTTACTGAGAGTGGATATGCTTCTTTTTGATTAGCAGCTCCACCTCCCTGAGCCATAAGCTGCACATTTTCCAGTTGTTTTAAGCATAGCCTAATTGTTGGAGGACAGCTTTTTTGGGGTTGTTTTCATTACTAATGTAAGGTTTAAGGAGGTGTGGCAGGCTGGTGACACAAAATGTTTATATTTTGACTGGCAGCTACTCTTAGGTAGTGGCACTCTTCCAGTTGGTATGTTATAACACTACAAGTGATAATGTTTTGATGCTAAGTATTTGGACTTTACAAGGAAGGTTAGATAACTCCCTCCATACATAAAGGTCATTCATGTATCAGTTCCTTGCAtgctttctttactttatttgttttgctTGTGCATTCATCCATCCATGGTAGAAGAAAATATTGGGCCATTAAGCTAAACAGTATTTATAGCATAAAAAATGTGAATGTTTACCACAAGCTTTAATTAGTAATTGAAAGGTTTATTTTTCATTGGGAGTCAACAAGGAAATACAATTATATCCTGTGTTTTCTTTCCTGTAACTTTTGCTTCTTCAAGGGGAGACTTCCATTGTACTACCCTTGTTAGATTGATACTTCTTTTTCCACATCTATTTTCTTTATAGAAAATGTTTTTTCTAACATCCATATATACTCCTTGGCTTGTCATTATCATAATAGATCTATCATAAGGTCCAAGATCTTCTAGCATGTGATGGTGTAGTATCTTGTCAGTGCAGGTGGATGTAGTGGCAgatatttatgttttgttttgacgTGCAGTGGCCCGGCAGGGGACCCCACCCTCATCAGCATGCGGACACAGGAGTCACCTGACGACTACCTCTTAAGAGACAACAGGATATATGCAGAGCTCAAATTGTGTAGTCGCAGACAGGTGGGTGcaggtgataatggtgatggctTGGGGAATGTAAGATAATGCATAGCAAGAGTGTGTGATGAGTAACGTTAAGGGTCAATTTTGAGAGGGTGAATGAGAGCTCAGAACAGTCAGTGCCTTGAGAAACTGCtttggaaggataaaagaaatgcTTGGGaatgtgagagaaaagaaaggtgtgAATGTTGTGATCGTGGTGAGTGAAGTATTGCATTACATCCAATGGCCAAACATCATGGAAAGACATGGGCAAAGTAACACTGGCTGCTGCCCGGAGACAACCCTTACGCACAGTCTCCATCAGACTAAGACAGGTAACCCTCCTCAGCACCTTAGTATTGGAGGAGTTATGATGCTGCATGAAATGTTCTCTGTTCTGTTAAGACATCATGATCACAGGCATGTTTAGTTTATTTTCTGTGTTTCACAGCCATCTGCTGCATGATCTTATTTGTTGTGCATGACTGTGGGTGGCTGTCTCTCCACTTTCTTGTATTTGTTAATACAAGGTAATGCTTCATTCTGTTAGACTGGAATTAAAATTATGAAAAATAGGTGGCAGTACAGAGCACATAAATCAACATTATTATGTATCCATGAACCACCAAGTATGGACAGTGCTCCCGCCACATTTTGACAAGGTTGTGATATTCCTTACAATGGCCAAGTTCTAACGCACATGACTAACAAGAGTGAAGCCTTGCCACCACAAGCTCTAATTACCTGTTGCATGTTGCATGTTTGTACATCTATGTGGGTGTTGGAAAGGGGCGACAGGGGAGCAGAACAAAAGCGGTGATGTGGAATGGAGGCGTCCAGTCAAGAATGGTGTCACCTCTAACCCTAACTCCCTTCTGCATGCTCTTTTTAGCTGGAGGAAGAGAACATTTATGAAGAAGTTGAACACATATATGATGCTTTCGAGATACCTGTAGTAAGTTATTATCCAGCTCCTTGTCCATCATGCTTTTCCTCATAACCTGCACAGCCTGTCATTCCCTGGAGCACAAATATAGAGCATACTCTGCTTCAGTGTGTTGAGCCTGCCATGCATGCTGTTGTGTTGGCAGTCACAAGTTTAGGACAGCTGACAACACAGCAAACCTGTACATTTAATCAAACACAAATACAGAGTAACAAACACAAATATAGAGCATACTCTGCTTCAGTGTGTTGAGCCTGTCATGCATGCTGTTGTGTTGGCAGTCACAAGTTTAGGACAGCTAACAACACAGCAGACCTGTACATTTAATCAAACACAAGTGACCTCCACAACCATACAATGGCTGCTGCTGTCTTTAGTGCCACACACCTTTCAGTTCTTTCTTGACCCTCTTTCTTCAGGTACAAATGTGCATTGTTTTATGACTGACACTCCaccatattatttttttaaagtttctagCTCACAGCCAAAGAATGGCATTAGGAAAGGCTTAATCCAGTCATGAAGTGTTGCTTTCAGTTGAGGCTTATTCATAACCTTTGCTCTTTGTAAAGCCTTTGTCTAATACACGCAGCTTGGTTCACTGCTTTCGTCAAATGAGACATTTTTAGTTGCTTTATGAATTTTAAAAATTAAACTGATTCCTATGAACTTATGAAAAGAATATTTGGCTTCATAAATGAGCATCTTTTTCTGGTTTAGATTGCCAGTGCTAAGTGATCATTCATCCTGGCGGGAATGCCCTCAAATCATATTTTATTGATCAGATAAGGAAATGTATTCCAGTTAATTCATCATCAGTTAGCAGAAACCCTAAACCAAGCATAACAGTCATTCAAGTTCAATACTATCTTTGACGAACCTCAAGTGAACACAGTCAGGCCCAAGGCATTCTAAAGCTCACCATCACACCGGACAAAACAATAAGAAGTAGACGTCCTGAACCTCCATGCACTTGACAGGATGCAGCCGTGCCTCGTGTGGAGGCTCCCGACCTCACCAGGAAGCGGGACCTCTGCCTCCAGGAGATCGTGGAAACTGAGAACAATTATGTGACAGCTCTCAACATGCTCTGCACAAAGTTCCTCGAGCCGCTCAAAAAGAAACTCCATgaggaacaaataaaaaaaatctttggGTGCATACCAGTGAGTCTTAtactctcttgttcctcttctgtctttgtctttttatATGGTATGTCCTTTACATGCAGAGGGAAAATGATGATACAAGTATGAATAAAGGAAGTTGGTTATATGAAAATGAACATCAGTCAACTGGAAACCTTTGACAAGTtcatttccactttttccttttttgtgactTTCGACTTCTTCAGGAGTTGGCAAGGATCCACCAAGCTCTGCACCGGGACCTGAAGGACGCCCAGAACAACACCTCAGGGAAGACAATCTCCGAGGTCTTCCTGGAGAACCAAGAGCAGCTCATCATCTATGGGGAGTATTGTGCCAACCTGGCGGCGGcgcagcaggaggtggaggacgtcATGAACAACAATGAGGAAGTCAGAAACCTCATCCAGGTGGGTCAAGGGGCTCAAGGTTCTGCTGGCTGGTGGTTTAGTCAGTAGTTTCTGTCTCCTGGTtgatgaatggtgtgtgtgtgtgttaatcatgTTTTTGGAGGGTCTAACTTTTTGTATTCATCAGCACCCATATATAAGTAGATgagtgttttctttctctgtgacTATCAAGAATACTATTTATCTACTTTTGTGTTTGTTATGCAGTTACTAAACCAGCAAAGCTTCTCACCACTTTTTCTCCACGTCACACCTGTGTTTGTGACTCAGGAGTGCCAGAGTGAAGTGAGTGATGGCCGTCACCAGCTGCGAGGGTACCTGGTGGTGCCAGTCCAGCGCATCCTCAAGTACCACCTTCTCCTTCAAGAGCTGGTCCGTCACACTCAGGCTGTAAGTGTTCAGTTTTAGCAGaggagaaaatgtgtgtgtgtgtgtgtgtgtgattgcattATGAACCACAGATTTTATTGTACAGCCACTCACAATGTGATTCCTACATATCTCCAACCCTCTTCAGTGTTTCCCTAATGATTTTATCTCCATCAGCAGCCTCACAGTGAACTTGGGGACCTGAAACGTGCCCATGAGTCCATGAAGGACCTTGCAGAGTATATAAATGAGGTGAAGAGGGACAAAGAGATGCTACAAATCATTCGGGACCTTCGGGTAAGTGTTTAACTAAGTTTGCCCACACATCAAGAAAACAGTATTGGCTGGGAATGATGATGCTCAAATTTGTATCATTAAGTATAGGATTAGGTTAAACAACTGGAAGGTATTTTGAACTGACTGACAATGTTGCTGTTCCAGAACAGCATAATGGAAATGCCAAGTGATATCAATGACTGGCAGGAGCTTGGCAAGCTGAGGCATGATGGAGAGACAAAGATTGAGTGTCACCCAGAGCCAATAAGGAAAAGGTGAGTGTCTACAGgatcagaggaggaggggaggtggtgatggtgtaaaGTGCTCTGTATGGAGCAGTGTTTCAGGGAGACATGATCCTCAGTTTTACAGGTTGGCTTGTGACTCCTTGCTCAGTATCTaagagaataaatgaagtaaggagGCATGGAGAAGGCATCATTGGTAAATCCCTCCATATTTATTCTGGGTTTCTTCAACagatatgtgtttgtgtttgacaAGGTGATGGTGATATGCAGCAAACAGACAAGGGTAAGTCCAAGCTCCCCGCACTCAAGGCTTTCATTTGCTTCCAAATGGCCGTTAGTTGCCATAGTCGTGAATTGCATATACAAAATCTATTTCTCAATGGATATTATCAATAGTCTGACCATTCTCTAAATATTGCAGTGAGTGCTTCTAACTTCCTTTCCTTACAGCTGATTCACATTTACATTGTAGCTAATACTAACTAAACTAACCTTGCAACAGAGTATTGTTGAGTATTTTCTGTCATGGAGAATAAAAGCCAGTAATTGTGTTCTGATAGCAGTGGATCATGCAGGGATTTTGTAATACTCTGAAGCATCACAACATCAAACATTTTTCTAGATCTAGATATTATCAGGAAGTGCTTCAAGTTTAATCAACCGACACTTTCCTTGACAGAGATTATCCGACCTGTTCCTGGGTCATAATGGCAATAGGTGGTCATGGGGTGAGGTGTCACTGGAGGTACTTacttgactggctggctggcagtggtgatggtggtggtggtagtggtgttgtatGTAGTATGCTACTCTGTGGGGCCATCCCTCTTACAGATCACTCATTGTTAATTATGTAGAAGACTTGTGGGTTTATTGTTTTGTCCACTGATTCAAAGAGGGTCTAAACAACCTCCCTCTGCCATCCATCACTCATAGTTTATTTATGTGGTACAAAAGACTTACAGGATTATTGTTGTGTCCACTGACTCCTAGGTGTTGGTTAACTGTGTGCACACTTACTGGCAATCTTGTCCATCAAATATTTGTACATCCATCTCACTGTAGTGTCCTTAACTTCTTAGATGAGGCACAATGTCACAGTCACCATTCTGTTTTTATTCATtaggaacaaaaacaaatatacatgtaCTTTTTTGCACCATCTGACATCACTGTAAGAGTAATTAATgctttcttaattcctttttccttcactttcctgctTCCATGGTAATGCCTCGGTACTGCACAGATTATGGAAAGGCTGCTTGGGGTAACTAGATCACGCTTGGTCTTTGTTATTACTGGTATCTGTGATTACCCTTTTGTTTGTGGAGTTTCTTACAAATGCCTGAAACTACAACATGAGCCATTCTTTGTAGGTTCAGGCCACAACAAAGGACATCATGTTATAGTATGAGTTGATGTGAAGCTGGTTTTTTAGCCATTGCTGGATGAAATTCCTCACTAATTTTATGTGATTTTATTAATGTGGAATCCATTGGTTTAATACTTTCTGCCTGCTATTAGATTTGAATATTCACAAGACAAATACTATAAATACATGTTGGTAATTAGGTAGTTTAGATATTCTGTCATGTGAATAAGTTGCATGTTACAGTGATCagcaaatattttgtatattcaagTATTCTAATGAAAAGTCAAATATAAAGTAAATCGTCATAACTAAGTCACCTGTAATGTTACATTTTGTCTGACTACCAGTTTTGTAATATGAGACTCTTGCATCTCTGAGTCTCTTGAGGACTCTTTTTGGGTTCTTTCTTATGTGAGTCTCATACAACAGGACGAAAAATACTTCTACAAGGACTCCGTGAGGCTGGAGAACTGTCGTGTTGAGAATTCTGGTGGGTCGGGGATGGGCAGCAGCACTCGAGGGCGTCAGAACAGCTTCTACCTGGTGGTGGATGTCAACAAGAAGGCGTACACTATCATCACCAAAGACAGCGACTCTAaggagaagtggatgaagagTATCAGCGATGCAATGTGAGTTGAGGCCATCAAGAAGGATAATGGGTCAGGTTCCTCGGGATGCTATTTATTTTAACTTAACAGGAGTGATATCAGACAAAACACTGGACATGAAAACCTCTCACCTTACATCAGCTCTGAGCTAGTCTGGGCAGCCAGGCTTCCCTGCTTGAGAGGCCCTGTGACTCTTAATGTGCCTGTCATTACAGAGAATACCTCAACCCCTCTAAGAACCAGGAGATGGGACACTCATTTgccatcaccaccttctccaGGCCCAACACTCGTTGTGAGATGTGCAACAAGCTGCTCAAAGGAACCATCTTTCAGGTAATTCAAGTAGACCACAACATATGTGTGCTTGTATTGATTGCACTTGATTTTCAACTTGGGATGCATGGAAATACCAAGCAAAGTATGGGTTAGCTTTGTGCAGGTAATCATATTTCTTTCTATATCTCTGATGTCATGTTCCCTCAAGGGGGTGGTCATGGCAGAAGCTTCCCTGTTCCTTCACTTCATAACATACCCTTGCGTTTCTAAAGCCCCTTGTTCATTCCCCACATTTTCTTTCAGTTATTTCCACCATCCTGTCATTTAAAGCCTTTCACACCATACATGTCACACTGAGTAAGCTTATTCCCTTTGTTGTTACAACAAcccctacttccttttcctttgtttagcAGCACAGTGATGGCCTTTCTCCAGTCTTGTGGAGCATCACCCCACTGCCATGCTAGATTACATATCATCAAACAACtacacctcttttttttcagCATTCCTGATGTTATGCTGACAATGTCAGGCTCCTTTGCCACTTTTAGCTCCTTTACTGCCTTCTCTACCtcgctcctctccccttcctctgtgGATATAATTGaaaaggtgggtgcatacactATAGCCGgcatggctgtggtgctcatctctgttccATTGTcccattgagcctgtggtggtaAGAACCAGTTACCCCGGGACATGGGCCAATGTGAattccgggattgccacagtttacctcccCCAGGTTTTCCCACGTACCCATTTATCAagcagcctgaaagggaggatgaacagctgggtgatctgggccgggattcaaacccagtcCCGTGGAGTAGTAACCAGGCACACtcaccactagaccacggaggtgtatGTGCTGTATTAACTTTAAGAGATAAAATACTTTAGATCTCTCTATAGTCAcagaattttgttttttttcagtttgattGTGTAACATGATATTTGAAATTTTCTACACCAGCCATGTTGCTAACCATATAGTCTTTTTTtaataagagcataagaacataaagtgtctgcaagaggcaggttggcctatacaagacagctcctgtgagcctaaccccacctatccTCACTATCTCTActatcttctactcttcctttacaccactgaagatggtggcagtgtccaccgaaactgtttggttaaaaacataactatcgtctgccagtgtgggtttttatttatacatcaagaaatCACGTCACTGTGATTAGCCACTCtatcctcactatccatgaatttatccaacctatTCTTgaatggtattggcacccacgacatgactgccaaacctgttccactcatccaccaccctattggtaaaccaattattgcctatgtctttgttggatctgaatttatctagcttAAAACCATTGATATGTGTcctgcctggctcttttacaaccaaaaccctattgacatcccctttattaaagcccttcatccatttataaacctcgatcaagtcacctcgtaaccttcgcctttcttgaGAGTGTAgttttaaatgcttcagtctatctttataaggcaagtttctcaccccttgactCATTTTGGTCattctcctctgtacagatttctaacatcttgatattcaTTCTGTattagggtgaccagaactgaaccacataattgagataaggtctaactagtgctaagtagagTTTAAGGATGACTGTAGTAGTGATATGTAGTGATATGTAATATGTACTGAGAAGTCTCCTGTTTATTTTGGAAAGTTCTagcttttttatatatacgtCATGTACATGCTTTGTCTCACAGTGCATCAGCTGCACAGGAAATGTCACATCCTGTTCGGCACAGCGTCTTAACTCTGATAAACAGTGTGTCCACGAGTTCTTGACGAGGAGGTGCCATGTCCCTTTCTCTGCCACTTTGATATTTTGTTAAAATTTTTGAACTCAACGAACCATGGCTGGGTGTGGCGAACCTCTTCCATTCTCAGAACTATTAAAAAGAAGCCAGTCATGTAACAGCCGAACCGGACTCATTGCCAGCTCTCCACAACGATTTCCACAACAAGTGATAAGCTCTAATCCGAGGCGGATGCCTCGGCCCCTGTCATCCCCTCCCCTACCTGCTTCCTGCCTGCCACTCACTCCCCTGAAGGAACTGAACCAGGATCAGGAGGGGCTCATGTGCAGAGTGCAAGGAGGTATCACAAAGCTGAAGGAGAGGTGCCAGAGTGCACTGAAGAGCCTCATCTACGGGGACGTGGACAAGAACCACGAGGAAACTGAGAAAGTCTGTGATTGTGATGAAACAGAGAACTTGCTCACCattgtagaggaagaagagaacctgCCCCTCCTTGGGAACCTACAGGACACAATGGAGGGTGTGCAGCTCAGACCAAGACCCCTGGGGGTACATAGCAAGGAGTGGGCCAGGAGAATAACAGATTACCAGTTCCTCTCAGGCAAGGATGGGGAAATCCCTAGAAGATCAACACGAGTCAGCACAGTAGCCAAGAGGAAGAATCGCCGAGCCACTGTGATGGTTCCTCAAGTCACTAGCAGACCCAGCAACCCAGTATGTAgttgcttcttttctc harbors:
- the LOC127006795 gene encoding protein vav-like isoform X13, which produces MRTQESPDDYLLRDNRIYAELKLCSRRQLEEENIYEEVEHIYDAFEIPVDAAVPRVEAPDLTRKRDLCLQEIVETENNYVTALNMLCTKFLEPLKKKLHEEQIKKIFGCIPELARIHQALHRDLKDAQNNTSGKTISEVFLENQEQLIIYGEYCANLAAAQQEVEDVMNNNEEVRNLIQECQSEVSDGRHQLRGYLVVPVQRILKYHLLLQELVRHTQAQPHSELGDLKRAHESMKDLAEYINEVKRDKEMLQIIRDLRNSIMEMPSDINDWQELGKLRHDGETKIECHPEPIRKRYVFVFDKVMVICSKQTRRLSDLFLGHNGNRWSWGEVSLEDEKYFYKDSVRLENCRVENSGGSGMGSSTRGRQNSFYLVVDVNKKAYTIITKDSDSKEKWMKSISDAIEYLNPSKNQEMGHSFAITTFSRPNTRCEMCNKLLKGTIFQGYKCSKCELVMHRNCLNGVQRCEGRARHESPIPAHPPQVIRRPSDPYPGYGNLQLQQYAWWVEEMTRERASDHLLHQPQGTFLIRWSDRHQKLVLSLKVANEVKHMRILKHEETSSFYLSEVRYFRTLDSLVEYYGSNSLSECFSDLFAYLIRPLYEVAIANFPYRGTGRNHLSLELGDRVIVTSHDGENNGWWKGRIDNRVGYFPKNFVRIQIM
- the LOC127006795 gene encoding protein vav-like isoform X4, whose amino-acid sequence is MEKVEQWTLCCEWLQRVGLIGSDHLLATNQAKLTDLCRFLRDGVMLCKLLYLLNKNSIDLRSINQRPHKAQFLCLKNIGIFLQTCEQEFELHKDDLFEPHMLFESSDFKKVLQTLSKLSNCHKAQRLHIPGFPEERNLDGDDNDIYETLERDMANHNLETPSTPTIASNGEEGFNCISEHSPLSVLPRRLRSSDEAVYESLCYVTLKPKEDAAVPRVEAPDLTRKRDLCLQEIVETENNYVTALNMLCTKFLEPLKKKLHEEQIKKIFGCIPELARIHQALHRDLKDAQNNTSGKTISEVFLENQEQLIIYGEYCANLAAAQQEVEDVMNNNEEVRNLIQECQSEVSDGRHQLRGYLVVPVQRILKYHLLLQELVRHTQAQPHSELGDLKRAHESMKDLAEYINEVKRDKEMLQIIRDLRNSIMEMPSDINDWQELGKLRHDGETKIECHPEPIRKRYVFVFDKVMVICSKQTRRLSDLFLGHNGNRWSWGEVSLEDEKYFYKDSVRLENCRVENSGGSGMGSSTRGRQNSFYLVVDVNKKAYTIITKDSDSKEKWMKSISDAIEYLNPSKNQEMGHSFAITTFSRPNTRCEMCNKLLKGTIFQGYKCSKCELVMHRNCLNGVQRCEGRARHESPIPAHPPQVIRRPSDPYPGYGNLQLQQYAWWVEEMTRERASDHLLHQPQGTFLIRWSDRHQKLVLSLKVANEVKHMRILKHEETSSFYLSEVRYFRTLDSLVEYYGSNSLSECFSDLFAYLIRPLYEVAIANFPYRGTGRNHLSLELGDRVIVTSHDGENNGWWKGRIDNRVGYFPKNFVRIQIM
- the LOC127006795 gene encoding protein vav-like isoform X9, coding for MEKVEQWTLCCEWLQRVGLIGSDHLLATNQAKLTDLCRFLRDGVMLCKLLYLLNKNSIDLRSINQRPHKAQFLCLKNIGIFLQTCEQEFELHKDDLFEPHMLFESSDFKKVLQTLSKLSNCHKAQRLHIPGFPEERNLDGDDNDIYETLERDMANGPAGDPTLISMRTQESPDDYLLRDNRIYAELKLCSRRQDAAVPRVEAPDLTRKRDLCLQEIVETENNYVTALNMLCTKFLEPLKKKLHEEQIKKIFGCIPELARIHQALHRDLKDAQNNTSGKTISEVFLENQEQLIIYGEYCANLAAAQQEVEDVMNNNEEVRNLIQECQSEVSDGRHQLRGYLVVPVQRILKYHLLLQELVRHTQAQPHSELGDLKRAHESMKDLAEYINEVKRDKEMLQIIRDLRNSIMEMPSDINDWQELGKLRHDGETKIECHPEPIRKRYVFVFDKVMVICSKQTRRLSDLFLGHNGNRWSWGEVSLEDEKYFYKDSVRLENCRVENSGGSGMGSSTRGRQNSFYLVVDVNKKAYTIITKDSDSKEKWMKSISDAIEYLNPSKNQEMGHSFAITTFSRPNTRCEMCNKLLKGTIFQGYKCSKCELVMHRNCLNGVQRCEGRARHESPIPAHPPQVIRRPSDPYPGYGNLQLQQYAWWVEEMTRERASDHLLHQPQGTFLIRWSDRHQKLVLSLKVANEVKHMRILKHEETSSFYLSEVRYFRTLDSLVEYYGSNSLSECFSDLFAYLIRPLYEVAIANFPYRGTGRNHLSLELGDRVIVTSHDGENNGWWKGRIDNRVGYFPKNFVRIQIM
- the LOC127006795 gene encoding protein vav-like isoform X3, with translation MEKVEQWTLCCEWLQRVGLIGSDHLLATNQAKLTDLCRFLRDGVMLCKLLYLLNKNSIDLRSINQRPHKAQFLCLKNIGIFLQTCEQEFELHKDDLFEPHMLFESSDFKKVLQTLSKLSNCHKAQRLHIPGFPEERNLDGDDNDIYETLERDMANGPAGDPTLISMRTQESPDDYLLRDNRIYAELKLCSRRQLEEENIYEEVEHIYDAFEIPVDAAVPRVEAPDLTRKRDLCLQEIVETENNYVTALNMLCTKFLEPLKKKLHEEQIKKIFGCIPELARIHQALHRDLKDAQNNTSGKTISEVFLENQEQLIIYGEYCANLAAAQQEVEDVMNNNEEVRNLIQECQSEVSDGRHQLRGYLVVPVQRILKYHLLLQELVRHTQAQPHSELGDLKRAHESMKDLAEYINEVKRDKEMLQIIRDLRNSIMEMPSDINDWQELGKLRHDGETKIECHPEPIRKRYVFVFDKVMVICSKQTRRLSDLFLGHNGNRWSWGEVSLEDEKYFYKDSVRLENCRVENSGGSGMGSSTRGRQNSFYLVVDVNKKAYTIITKDSDSKEKWMKSISDAIEYLNPSKNQEMGHSFAITTFSRPNTRCEMCNKLLKGTIFQGYKCSKCELVMHRNCLNGVQRCEGRARHESPIPAHPPQVIRRPSDPYPGYGNLQLQQYAWWVEEMTRERASDHLLHQPQGTFLIRWSDRHQKLVLSLKVANEVKHMRILKHEETSSFYLSEVRYFRTLDSLVEYYGSNSLSECFSDLFAYLIRPLYEVAIANFPYRGTGRNHLSLELGDRVIVTSHDGENNGWWKGRIDNRVGYFPKNFVRIQIM
- the LOC127006795 gene encoding protein vav-like isoform X14, with translation MEKVEQWTLCCEWLQRVGLIGSDHLLATNQAKLTDLCRFLRDGVMLCKLLYLLNKNSIDLRSINQRPHKAQFLCLKNIGIFLQTCEQEFELHKDDLFEPHMLFESSDFKKVLQTLSKLSNCHKAQRLHIPGFPEERNLDGDDNDIYETLERDMANGPAGDPTLISMRTQESPDDYLLRDNRIYAELKLCSRRQLEEENIYEEVEHIYDAFEIPVDAAVPRVEAPDLTRKRDLCLQEIVETENNYVTALNMLCTKFLEPLKKKLHEEQIKKIFGCIPELARIHQALHRDLKDAQNNTSGKTISEVFLENQEQLIIYGEYCANLAAAQQEVEDVMNNNEEVRNLIQECQSEVSDGRHQLRGYLVVPVQRILKYHLLLQELVRHTQAPHSELGDLKRAHESMKDLAEYINEVKRDKEMLQIIRDLRNSIMEMPSDINDWQELGKLRHDGETKIECHPEPIRKRYVFVFDKVMVICSKQTRRLSDLFLGHNGNRWSWGEVSLEDEKYFYKDSVRLENCRVENSGGSGMGSSTRGRQNSFYLVVDVNKKAYTIITKDSDSKEKWMKSISDAIEYLNPSKNQEMGHSFAITTFSRPNTRCEMCNKLLKGTIFQGYKCSKCELVMHRNCLNGVQRCEGRARHESPIPAHPPQVIRRPSDPYPGYGNLQLQQYAWWVEEMTRERASDHLLHQPQGTFLIRWSDRHQKLVLSLKVANEVKHMRILKHEETSSFYLSEVRYFRTLDSLVEYYGSNSLSECFSDLFAYLIRPLYEVAIANFPYRGTGRNHLSLELGDRVIVTSHDGENNGWWKGRIDNRVGYFPKNFVRIQIM